The window AGcatttaatatttcatacggtcaacaaaattattattatacaaaaggcgaaagaataatattaagctcattaaatgtatttttcatatggatatataataaattatatccaagaaattataattacttgaataaatttattcattcttttattccttaaaaaaaaaatatttaattcttATCAGATTATGCGATTTTCTACAAATAAAAGTTCTCTCACTTTTTTCAGTCCGCCCATCGCTCAAAAGTTGTTCATCATTTTAAGAATTAAGGTATTTTAAGAACTACCAATggaataattattaaacGAAAAggtataaaataaatgaatatattaaatgttataattgtacatattatatataaatatatatatatatatatatatatatatatttagaaaGGAAAACTTTTtctaaaatataataatcctttatattttggtaaaataaaaaaaaaaaaaattttacGAATTCTATTTACagttatttattttatgaattaaaaataattaaatatatatttatataaatataatatttaaataaataatatttttcttatatatattattatatatatatatatgtaaaatattaaatatataatataatatatatatttttatattatatatttgtatacatattacgtttaaaaaaaataaataagtaatttatgttatatataatatattaaacataaatattttatatagcctacttattttttatgtatagAGCATTAAGGGGTCGAAATGTTGTTATTTTGTAGTATTATATGAAAcattaaaagaaaaaaaaaatatatatatataaatatatataaattatgtatatatatatatatatatatatattttttttttttttcaaatagctaaatatgaaaaagaactattaatattgataaaaattaaaatatgatattatttaaaagaaaaattaaatatatatatatactaaattttatattatgcttatataattccatattttcaaaaaaaaagaatatctatatatatatatatatatatacatatattatagtaATAAATCCATAAGTATTACTAAATTTTAAAcattttcaaaaaaatcattattaaatgTTTGGCATATCACATTTAATCCTTTATTACGGAAATTGTTTGTTCATTGTTTaaatgtatgtatatatatataatatatatatatatatatatatgtaaccATGCTATGTATGTGTCTCAAATTATAATTCgtgtattataatattacgtaaacaaaaagaagggtgttttatatttttacgtttattttattttgtagttttatatgaaaaacaattattcgaaaaatatatgtatatatatatatatatattatatacatattataacaacaaaacaaatttttggaacaaaaatatgtatgagttttctcttttaaagaaaagaaaaaaaaatgatacaaacatttaatcatatattatatgttaaaataacaaatgtgtctcttattttttttttttttttttttttttttttttttttttttttttttttttttttttttttNNNNNNNNNNNNNNNNNNNNNNNNNNNNNNNNNNNNNNNNNNNNNNNNNNNNNNNNNNNNNNNNNNNNNNNNNNNNNNNNNNNNNNNNNNNNNNNNNNNNNNNNNNNNNNNNNNNNNNNNNNNNNNNNNNNNNNNNNNNNNNNNNNNNNNNNNNNNNNNNNNNNNNNNNNNNNNNNNNNNNNNNNNNNNNNNNNNNNNNNNNNNNNNNNNNNNNNNNNNNNNNNNNNNNNNNNNNNNNNNNNNNNNNNNNNNNNNNNNNNNNNNNNNNNNNNNNNNNNNNNNNNNNNNNNNNNNNNNNNNNNNNNNNNNNNNNNNNNNNNNNNNNNNNNNNNNNNNNNNNNNNNNNNNNNNNNttttttttttttttttttttttttttttttttttttttttttttttctttttttttttttttttatatggaATATTTTGATATTATAGTTCCTAAAGAAAAGGATGGAGTATAAATATCACTTTGTTTATAATTAAGCATAATTGTtgaatttaatattttatctttcATAGTTCTTTGAACTATGTTAAGTGTATCGTATAAGgatttaattttaatttttattatgtttcTATTGATAGATTTtggaatatttttattaagattaaaattttttttttggttaGTATGTTCCTttaaatgtttataatattttattaatatattttgtaatttGTTATGATGTTGTGATTGTATAtgatttaataatttattatattttatattaatgttATCATATGATAAGAgaatttctttttttatgtatCTAAAATAATCAATGATTTGAATATGTAcatatcttttattatattgaaTTAATGTGTAAGCTCGAATTAAATATTTGGCTGACAGTTTTTCTAAattatcttctttttttaatagtTCAGATAGTTTAgaatcataataataattgtatTTCACTTTTTTAATAGGATAAGGTGAATCTATAGGATTTTTTGAATAAGTATCGTTTGTTTCTTTACagtatgtattattataataattcatattattattattattattgttaggtgtggtattatttatcattGTTGTAGATATCCTTTTTTTGCTCCTACTACTTAAACAACTTTTATCAATATTACATGGTGATATAACATTACTTTCatgtttaaaaattaattcaTTACTAGGTTCATCATAACCTGATATATTTACAACTTGTGAATATTcatttgaattattatctaaattaatgtttgtaaattttttttttttttttcttggAGTATCATGTTCATGTATTTCctctttattattaattgACATAATATTACCATCATGTACTACTACATCTTGTCTTTTTTGATTTGGTTgcacattttttatattattatttttcattataaaattatcatcatttatgttatgatttatatgatctttctcttttttttcttcatcattatattctttacgataataatttttatttttatttttatttttattaattttagATTTCTCCttcttttcatttcttctatttattaaataGTTGTCCTGGTTATTATTgcatttaattttatgattactattcttaaaaatattagaGTATTTTTCTGTTgtattttttgtttttgttaTGATATTTTCTTCTCTATTTATCATACAcaaattatttacattatcatgaatattgttattatgaTTAACCATACTATTCATATGATCATATTTAAGATGATTTATTTGATCTTcttttaattcattttcattttgatttttatcatatatattataattatttaagtTCTCTATACATTCctcaatatttttttgtttctcATCAAAGTTCAATAATTTCCGAACAATTTCTATGGGCgattttataatatagtctttatttatagaatatttattttgtgaattatttaaaatatctGACATTTCTAATTGAGGAGTTGATTCTAAatcatttttgtttatcatattatttttatgatgtaatattttcctttctttattattttgattatttatatatttttcatcattttttatattattttttattaatgcTTCATTTTCTATGGAATTGgtatatttctttttatctttattttgtaaatgCTTTGAAATACTTTGATTGTCtgtatttttttctccttcattattataattattataataataaatattattattattattgtcattATTGTCATTGTTGTCATTattgtcattattatttgtattacATTCCtttgatatataaatattttcattttttttatatatatttataggtgtatcttctttattatttgtattatactcattatctattattttcattttttctttatcatGAATATAATTGTTCAGCATATGTTCCTTCTCgttctttttttctgtATTATCTCTATATGCATAATAATCTTcatttctatttttatcatcatttatttgtttacCCTTAGGAATTACATGATTAACCAAAAGGCTCTTATAATTTAATGTTGTCTCtttgatatttttattatatactcTTTTTACATTGTCcatgttattattatcccCTCTTTCatcatcttttatattattattatcccACTTTTCATCAtcctttatattattattatcccatttttcatcatcctttatattattattatcccatttttcatcatcctttatattattattatcccctttttcatcatcttttatattattattatcccctttttcatcatcttttatattattattatcccctttttcatcatcttttacattattattatcccCTCTTTCATCGCCatctatattattgttcTGTACTTCTAATTTTCCTTTCgaatattcttttttccCAATTAAATCCCGTGTAGTTGCGTAACTAATTTTGATAGGTTCTAccttttcctttttatgattgtcatgaataaataataaattttcatttctCATACTTCCAGAATTTTCCCTtaaactttttttattgttatcaTAATGTATACTTTCGTgtttatcatatataatattactgttcatgtatttattattatatttggAATGGACATGCTTTAATATTGATTCTTCTAATAACATGGTTTTGGTTTCTACAGAAATATCATCATTCAATAAACACAATTCTTTTGTACTTGCAAAACTAACTTTTCTTCGTTCTAActtttcttcattttttaaattattagTATTAATTAAGGAGATATGATTTCTTCctaaattattaaaatatatatgattattttgtttattttgtttattttgaaatatCTCTTCCATATTATCCTTAACATCATTTTCACAAATTTGATCATTATCCATATTATCAACATTTTCCATAGTATTATTAAACGTATCTTCTGGTAAATTATGTTCTTtttcaatataatatagttCCTTCTTTTTATGTCTTTCATCGACACTAAacttttctttattaatacGACACATCATAAGTTCATGTACATTGTTACATATATCTTTTGAGCTTAgtttaatacatatttcaAGATTATCCAAAAATTTATCTTTAAAGGTATTCCTCAGTTTGTTGGACAGAACACCTAAAAGTGTAACaatgaaaaattttaaataataaatattatatatatatatatatatatatgtatatatttatatatttatatatttgtatatttttgtattattatttcacaaatatattaggttcatttatatgtgtgtacatatatatttctttttttacCCGATATTTCTCCCtttttgaaataaaaaaatacagATTTGTAATTGGGATCAGAtcttattttcatattatcatatgaGATAACTACTAATAATTTCTGCTTagtattataaaaataagaatagAAGAAATTTATTAACAACGATCCTTTATATCCCCATGAAGATAACTTTATTTTGTTACATCTACTTGGTGATGTATTCATTGTTATATGGTTAAGATTTTCTTCATATGTATTAAGAAAAAGATAAcaattgtttatatatatataagaattagtttttaaataatttatatttatatgttctttatcttttgttatatttagataattataataattattattcttatttttcttcttatttttcttgtttttatatttttgtttatttgaTGCATTACTtaacaaattatattttatattaaaattattaatcTCTTCATTCCATTCTTTGTCacatatattctttttatttatagcTTTCATCATTAACAtgatttttctttttatttcgATGTCAGGTATATCatgaaaatttttaatCATAACACTTATATGATTTTCTAAcatatctatattttctatcttgtctatattattaaatataacaagTGACAAATCTAAACATATTTCTATTAACTTCATTAATTCACAACcaatatgtatataatcTATATCAACATTATCCTCtccttttatattttttaatataacataaaattCAGATATAGTTATTgatatcatatatattaaagtAGTATAAAAATCTATcaattcatttttatatattttccataaattaataaaatcatccatattattatttaaatcaagaataaaaaaaaaaaatgttttttcaaaaatatacaaactatcattattataaaccTTTTCTTTTGAACATATGtctattataatattcatattattaaaaaatgaattattctttattatctcatcttttaaatttatacatttatcTATACAATAACGCATAAAATACATGCACTCATCAGCTAAAGAAAACATCTTCTTATTAATAGAATCTATACATATTTCAACCAATCTAtctataattatatatttataactAAAATTTGATTCCATGTCTATTTCTATGAGGTCATGTAAAAACATACACAACGGATATTCACCTTCTTCAGCGGCTTCATTAAGTTCTTGTATTATATTCCTGTTATATTCTTCGATATCTAAATCattcattttgttcatttataGTTTTAAACAAAGTAATACAAACGTATATATACAGGTAAATTATAAGTATATTTGATACATACACATTtgtgaatatatatatatatatatatatatatatatatataaatatgtatatatgtatgtacCTGATTCTTAcaatttatacatttataagTATGCAAGAAACaacaacaaaaatatatatatatatatatatatggaacacacttaaatttttttatttatttaatactctctctttttttaaaatagCTCATCATAATTTGGGgaaattaaaagaattcatttcaaaaaagaaaaaaaaaaaaaagatttCAAGTATACCgtttttaataaaaatattgaaatGTACAACGTTgtgtaataatatatatattatatatatttttttttttttttttttttatttgttaattTGTTTGTTTTGTCTTAAATTcacaattattattataggaataaaaataaagttaaaaaaaataaaataatataatatatatatatatatatatatttatatataaacaaagcgtaaaataagataatgtaaaaaatatgattaataaatatattaataattaaaatcacatatatgtgtataataatatacgtgtgtataatattttttattcctttttatttttttttttttcgacttttttttttcttctcaTGCTCACTAAATAAATTCCGCTCTTTTACGGCCCTTATATAAGACTGAATTATTACAGCAGCTTCgttgtttatattatcttttttttgatttatcatgtttcttttttccGTTAGTTCATGTAAAAAACAtctttcattttcttcattttgttttctCAAAAGTATACTGTCTAAATCTTTTTctgttattttatttttctttaattcCCTTGTCCATTTTTCAATTTCTATGTTccaataaataaaaaccAAGAAGGTGATaattaaaaacataaaaaagtaattcgttaattttatatgtgaaaaatgtattaaaaGGTTGAACAAGGAAATCTGTTGTTATTAGGGGCATGCCCACACAATgtacaatattatatatatacacacacatacatatatacatatatatatatatatacacacacacatatatatatatatatatatatatatatatacattcCCTTCTTACCATCGTCCTGGCTTTTAATTTGCTCATCTATCAAGTtgatataattttctatATCCAGTTCTagtaatttatttttcttcacTAAACTTATTTCTTGGTCTtgatataattttattttattctcataaatattttttgttttttcaaataacatatttatatgttctAAATTATCAGAGGTATCATTTAATGGtaacatatttaataatagtTGTAGATTTTCTTGTGAAGATTTTTTCAAGTGTTCTAattccttttcttttttttttaaacattgTTCTAGttcatttaattctttatgACTTTCTTTTCGTATGTTTTCtaattcttcatttaactttttttcttcttcttggattttcttttcttcatcttttaatttattcatattttcgATACCCTTGATTTTTTCTAAAGCGCTAGTTTGAAACTTCGtttgaaaaatattctgtataaacataaatacaAGTGtttgaaatattaataaatatatacatttattatgatattatgttaattatattatagaataaaagaatattatttatattacttttaAGTACATAACTACCacacatacatatatatatatatatatatatatatatatatatttatttatttatttatttatttaaattttatctttttacCTTTATATCCTTGATGATGTATAAGAATTTAGAAAAGTCATgattttctttatctttcattttgtttaatatttcataaagactttcattttcattaaatatattacacaGACGtatacaatatttttttattttatctaCCAAATCGTGATGTTCTTTATTTACACAAACCTCTTCATCATCtacacattttttataatttacatCGTCTTCTCCTTCTTTATCATCGtcttcataattttttaatatatcactatgttcatataatttgttcaattttattatgtCCTTAAAGTATAAAAGAAATTCCTCAGGAATTGTGCTAATATCATGTTCATTCAATTTTTCTAATATCTACATTAGAAAgaataaaacaaaataaataaataaataattaattaattaattaaagTAATTAGTGATATAACctattatgtataattcATCTTTACATGTTATCAAATATTTTAcgataaatatatcttttaatatatacattataatatttcatacATTGTTACTTTTTTCAAATTTATTCTCCCCCCCTTCatcaaaaatatacacatataaacacacacatataaacacatatatatatatatatatatatatatatatatatatatatatataatataatatttaatggttctattttttttttttttttatacctCTTCGtttataaaagataaatatattatttttttttcaaaaatttCAATGACATTGTATAAACTTTTTGCTTCAGTGTCTATGAACATCCTTTTGAACCCTTTTTCTCACAAGAccttcatatatatataaatatatatataaatatatatatatatatatatatttataaattttctatttatatattttttattatatataaataattatactATAAGActtaaagaaaaaattcTTTCTCTTTTCAAAcacatttaaaaatatacgAATTAGATTAAAACAATATGttgttttataaatataaattctacattatttttacttttatagttatttatgaataaataatatgttacataaatatatatataaatatatgtatattttttacatatatatttacaaaacgaagaaaaaaaaaaaaaaaaaagaaattacaaaaaaaagaaaaaaaaaaaaaaaaaaaaaaaaaatattaatttttatttttttttttttaaaaaaaaaaaaaaaaaaaaaaaaaataaaaatttaatttataaaataaaaaataaatttttNNNNNNNNNNNNNNNNNNNNNNNNNNNNNNNNNNNNNNNNNNNNNNNNNNNNNNNNNNNNNNNNNNNNNNNNNNNNNNNNNNNNNNNNNNNNNNNNNNNNNNNNNNNNNNNNNNNNNNNNNNNNNNNNNNNNNNNNNNNNNNNNNNNNNNNNNNNNNNNNNNNNNNNNNNNNNNNNNNNNNNNNNNNNNNNNNNNNNNNNNNNNNNNNNNNNNNNNNNNNNNNNNNNNNNNNNNNNNNNNNNNNNNNNNNNNNNNNNNNNNNNNNNNNNNNNNNNNNNNNNNNNNNNNNNNNNNNNNNNNNNNNNNNNNNNNNNNNNNNNNNNNNNNNNNNNNNNNNNNNNNNNNNNNNNNNNNNNNNNNNNNNNNNNNNNNNNNNNNNNNNNNNNNNNNNNNNNNNNNNaaaaaaattattttttattaatttttttttttttttttttatattttttattttttaattttgtggaaaaaaaaaaaaaaaaaaaaaaaaaaaaaaaaaaaaaaaaaaaaaaaaaaaaaaaaaaaaaaaaaaaaaaaaaacacatacatatatatatatatatatatatatatatatatatatataatgtcatcttaatttatatatcctAATTCGTAACGTATTCTTTATGAGACTTTCTTTTTTGGATAAATTTACTCCCTTGTtatctaaaaaaaaaaaaaaaaataaaaataaatatagagATATATAGagaacatataaaattaatgtGTCTCTAATAATTACAATGTTAAATTAagtaaattattaatacagttgattattcattttaaggacaaaaaaaaaaaaaaaaaaaaaaaaagttaaaattttttttttataatattactatttaattattttattatcttattattttattattttattatcttattattttattatcttattattttattatcttattattttattatcttattattttatttttttttttcgctcaaaaagttaaatattaacatttatatatgttattattttatttattcattttataaatataataaaaattatgagATCAGTTGGGCATAGTTATCATCAAAATAAATTCAGAAGCAGAACTGTTTTGTTTCAtcatttcattatttttattataaaatataaaataaatatatatacatacatatatatacatatatatgttaatttctttatttttatatcatacCTTTTGTATGCTAAAATGTGGTTAGTCATAAACAAAAGTTACACTACATATTCTTCACTGTTTActtttatatcttttatttctacaaaataaataaataaataaataatatattaattaaaatattacaacatcaatatatatatatatatatatatatatatatttgtcttaaaaatgttttatcatattattttgtttacTATTCATAAGGGATGTTGGTGAATATAAATGCTTCATTATTTCACTTGAAATCTGGTgatgatttttttttttaactaAATGGGTTAATGCCTCAACTTGAGTGTCACACATTAGGCctacatataaaatatgtacatataatttatatatatttatatatatatatatatatatatatattaattttttttttaattatgaaatatctctcttatttttttttatttatttttttttttttatcagATAGGGATAACTgattaaaaatttatcttcaaataaattattcaGATGCCAAGCGTACGttttcatcatttaaaaaaaaaaaaaaaaaaatttttttcctttatattcttcttttataacCATGTggttcatatatttaatatatatatatatatatatatatatattaatttatttataaaataatatattggATGGCATTATCAAAgtttattacatttatttatgttttacCTCTATAATTATGAACGAGCGTTAACAAAGATTTATGCCAATTGATTGATAAAACATCTTGATAATTTTCAAAACGAAGAAAGTAATTAACACAATTGTCAATACActataataaagaaaaaagaaatatacacataaggacatataattataacaaatatatatgtatatatatatatatgtatatattattttgattacCTGTTTTGTAAAAGCatatttcttattaaataagagtattaaaatatatgatattatgGAATTCcaagaaaaggaaaatatttCATCAAGTGCTAAAACAACACAATTTATGGATATACTCATTTTTTGAATTACACTTCCTATAATTATCATCTGTTTTTTGGTACATTcctaaaaatataaatgaacacataaataaataaataaatatatatatatatatattacatataaaaata of the Plasmodium reichenowi strain SY57 chromosome 11, whole genome shotgun sequence genome contains:
- a CDS encoding hypothetical protein (conserved Plasmodium protein, unknown function); this translates as MNKMNDLDIEEYNRNIIQELNEAAEEGEYPLCMFLHDLIEIDMESNFSYKYIIIDRLVEICIDSINKKMFSLADECMYFMRYCIDKCINLKDEIIKNNSFFNNMNIIIDICSKEKVYNNDSLYIFEKTFFFFILDLNNNMDDFINLWKIYKNELIDFYTTLIYMISITISEFYVILKNIKGEDNVDIDYIHIGCELMKLIEICLDLSLVIFNNIDKIENIDMLENHISVMIKNFHDIPDIEIKRKIMLMMKAINKKNICDKEWNEEINNFNIKYNLLSNASNKQKYKNKKNKKKNKNNNYYNYLNITKDKEHININYLKTNSYIYINNCYLFLNTYEENLNHITMNTSPSRCNKIKLSSWGYKGSLLINFFYSYFYNTKQKLLVVISYDNMKIRSDPNYKSVFFYFKKGEISGVLSNKLRNTFKDKFLDNLEICIKLSSKDICNNVHELMMCRINKEKFSVDERHKKKELYYIEKEHNLPEDTFNNTMENVDNMDNDQICENDVKDNMEEIFQNKQNKQNNHIYFNNLGRNHISLINTNNLKNEEKLERRKVSFASTKELCLLNDDISVETKTMLLEESILKHVHSKYNNKYMNSNIIYDKHESIHYDNNKKSLRENSGSMRNENLLFIHDNHKKEKVEPIKISYATTRDLIGKKEYSKGKLEVQNNNIDGDERGDNNNVKDDEKGDNNNIKDDEKGDNNNIKDDEKGDNNNIKDDEKWDNNNIKDDEKWDNNNIKDDEKWDNNNIKDDERGDNNNMDNVKRVYNKNIKETTLNYKSLLVNHVIPKGKQINDDKNRNEDYYAYRDNTEKKNEKEHMLNNYIHDKEKMKIIDNEYNTNNKEDTPINIYKKNENIYISKECNTNNNDNNDNNDNNDNNNNNIYYYNNYNNEGEKNTDNQSISKHLQNKDKKKYTNSIENEALIKNNIKNDEKYINNQNNKERKILHHKNNMINKNDLESTPQLEMSDILNNSQNKYSINKDYIIKSPIEIVRKLLNFDEKQKNIEECIENLNNYNIYDKNQNENELKEDQINHLKYDHMNSMVNHNNNIHDNVNNLCMINREENIITKTKNTTEKYSNIFKNSNHKIKCNNNQDNYLINRRNEKKEKSKINKNKNKNKNYYRKEYNDEEKKEKDHINHNINDDNFIMKNNNIKNVQPNQKRQDVVVHDGNIMSINNKEEIHEHDTPRKKKKKFTNINLDNNSNEYSQVVNISGYDEPSNELIFKHESNVISPCNIDKSCLSSRSKKRISTTMINNTTPNNNNNNNMNYYNNTYCKETNDTYSKNPIDSPYPIKKVKYNYYYDSKLSELLKKEDNLEKLSAKYLIRAYTLIQYNKRYVHIQIIDYFRYIKKEILLSYDNINIKYNKLLNHIQSQHHNKLQNILIKYYKHLKEHTNQKKNFNLNKNIPKSINRNIIKIKIKSLYDTLNIVQRTMKDKILNSTIMLNYKQSDIYTPSFSLGTIISKYSI
- a CDS encoding pre-mRNA splicing factor, putative — translated: MFIDTEAKSLYNVIEIFEKKIIYLSFINEEILEKLNEHDISTIPEEFLLYFKDIIKLNKLYEHSDILKNYEDDDKEGEDDVNYKKCVDDEEVCVNKEHHDLVDKIKKYCIRLCNIFNENESLYEILNKMKDKENHDFSKFLYIIKDIKNIFQTKFQTSALEKIKGIENMNKLKDEEKKIQEEEKKLNEELENIRKESHKELNELEQCLKKKEKELEHLKKSSQENLQLLLNMLPLNDTSDNLEHINMLFEKTKNIYENKIKLYQDQEISLVKKNKLLELDIENYINLIDEQIKSQDDEIEKWTRELKKNKITEKDLDSILLRKQNEENERCFLHELTEKRNMINQKKDNINNEAAVIIQSYIRAVKERNLFSEHEKKKKSRKKKK